A region of Panicum virgatum strain AP13 chromosome 8N, P.virgatum_v5, whole genome shotgun sequence DNA encodes the following proteins:
- the LOC120686791 gene encoding putative receptor-like protein kinase At4g00960: MASLKAQQSITNTLPNKLPAKFLKQITNDLSPDRKLGHSVFGTVYMGILPEGEIIAVKKLAENSPVAPGKSFDTEVTNLMALQHENIVELVGYCHEAQKDVVYHNGRYVIVDIIESFLWYKYLPKGTLDKYIYAGTSISNWDTRFKIIKGVCKGLQFLHNKPDGALIHMNILPTSIWLDDNWVPKIADFGLARLFGQEQTRMNTINVIGQYGYMAPEYLYRGEISTMSDIYSLGMLIIETTTGEKNCPNSEDRSARKFVEHVHQNWNTDDQITTMYPSLDANGLQQVKLCIDIGLNCVEVDRNKRLSIVDIVKRLNGERV; the protein is encoded by the exons ATGGCAAGCCTCAAGGCCCAGCAGAGTATCACAAATACGTTACCAAATAAACTACCAGCAAAGTTCCTGAAGCAAATTACGAATGATCTATCTCCAGATCGGAAACTTGGTCATTCTGTATTTGGAACAGTTTATATG GGAATTCTTCCCGAAGGGGAAATCATTGCTGTTAAGAAGCTCGCTGAAAACTCGCCGGTGGCACCAGGCAAATCATTTGACACTGAGGTTACAAATCTTATGGCACTTCAACATGAAAATATAGTGGAGTTGGTTGGCTACTGCCATGAAGCACAAAAGGATGTGGTGTATCACAATGGAAGATATGTCATTGTAGACATCATCGAAAGTTTTCTGTGGTATAAATATTTACCTAAAGGAACTCTTGACAAGTATATTTATG CTGGTACTAGTATAAGTAACTGGGACACACGATTCAAAATAATTAAGGGGGTCTGCAAGGGCCTACAGTTCCTTCATAACAAACCGGATGGGGCTCTTATTCATATGAATATTCTGCCTACCTCTATATGGTTGGATGATAACTGGGTGCCGAAGATTGCAGATTTTGGTCTGGCGAGACTCTTTGGTCAAGAGCAGACACGAATGAATACAATAAATGTTATTGGACAATA TGGGTACATGGCTCCAGAGTATCTCTATAGAGGTGAAATCTCCACCATGTCAGATATATATAGTTTAGGCATGCTTATTATTGAGACCACGACTGGAGAGAAGAACTGTCCCAATTCTGAAGACAGATCTGCAAGGAAATTCGTTGAGCAT GTACATCAAAATTGGAACACAGATGACCAAATAACAACCATGTACCCATCATTAGATGCAAATGGCCTCCAGCAGGTAAAACTATGCATTGACATTGGACTAAACTGCGTGGAGGTTGATCGGAACAAGAGGCTGTCCATAGTGGACATTGTAAAAAGGCTCAATGGGGAACGCGTGTAG